A portion of the Misgurnus anguillicaudatus chromosome 16, ASM2758022v2, whole genome shotgun sequence genome contains these proteins:
- the LOC129422445 gene encoding probable alpha-ketoglutarate-dependent hypophosphite dioxygenase isoform X1: MSLSYFSTVLRKFNLTVLVTFKQVEKILQQVSLVMDVANIKAVYEEQGYLSSISVLSAEELQKARDAFAELERKHGEEYTAYSLHNIHMECDWVMALAKHPKLLEVVTAALGPDVLLLDSRFICKYPVTKKRQNNVIINQLGNNCDEKKEADANEKDGMPFVAWHQDMKYWGFDGGPVLSVWLALDDSLEDNGALQVIPGSHRSGLLPHHQSKRDGNMLSVNQEIPEELLETEKAVLCPLLAGQMSVHDGLLVHASDPNTSNRRRCGYVIRYVPTCTYPIQDPERPRTFSATVLVSGFDKYNHFSKQSVNV; this comes from the exons ATGTCTTTGTCATATTTTTCCACAGTTTTGAGGAAGTTCAATTTAACTGTATTGGTGACGTTTAAGCAG GTTGAGAAGATTCTCCAGCAGGTATCTTTAGTCATGGACGTGGCAAACATTAAGGCCGTGTATGAGGAGCAGGGATATCTGTCATCTATATCTGTCCTGAGTGCAGAGGAGCTCCAAAAGGCTCGAGACGCTTTTGCTGAGCTGGAGAGAAAACACG GTGAAGAATACACGGCTTACAGCCTTCACAACATTCATATGGAGTGTGATTGGGTAATGGCCCTCGCCAAGCACCCTAAGCTTCTTGAGGTGGTGACAGCAGCTTTGGGCCCTGACGTCCTCCTGCTCGACTCCAGATTCATCTGCAAATATCCAGTGACTAAAAAGCGACAGAATAATGTCATCATCAACCAATTAGGCAACAACTGTGACGAGAAAAAAGAAGCAGATGCCAACGAGAAAGATGGCATGCCGTTTGTGGCCTGGCATCAGGACATGAA GTACTGGGGTTTTGACGGAGGTCCAGTTTTGTCAGTCTGGCTTGCCCTGGACGATTCACTCGAGGATAATGGAGCCTTGCAGGTTATTCCAG GAAGTCATCGTTCCGGTCTTCTACCTCATCACCAATCAAAACGAGATGGTAACATGTTGAGTGTCAATCAAGAAATCCCAGAAGAGCTGTTGGAGACTGAGAAAGCAGTCTTATGTCCTCTGTTAGCTGGTCAGATGTCT gtCCATGATGGACTTCTGGTTCATGCCAGTGATCCGAACACGTCCAACAGGAGGCGCTGTGGATATGTCATCCGTTACGTTCCCACGTGTACATATCCAATACAG GATCCTGAACGGCCGAGGACTTTCTCTGCTACGGTGCTGGTCAGTGGTTTTGACAAATATAACCACTTCTCCAAGCAAAGCGTCAATGTATGA
- the LOC129422445 gene encoding probable alpha-ketoglutarate-dependent hypophosphite dioxygenase isoform X2, whose translation MDVANIKAVYEEQGYLSSISVLSAEELQKARDAFAELERKHGEEYTAYSLHNIHMECDWVMALAKHPKLLEVVTAALGPDVLLLDSRFICKYPVTKKRQNNVIINQLGNNCDEKKEADANEKDGMPFVAWHQDMKYWGFDGGPVLSVWLALDDSLEDNGALQVIPGSHRSGLLPHHQSKRDGNMLSVNQEIPEELLETEKAVLCPLLAGQMSVHDGLLVHASDPNTSNRRRCGYVIRYVPTCTYPIQDPERPRTFSATVLVSGFDKYNHFSKQSVNV comes from the exons ATGGACGTGGCAAACATTAAGGCCGTGTATGAGGAGCAGGGATATCTGTCATCTATATCTGTCCTGAGTGCAGAGGAGCTCCAAAAGGCTCGAGACGCTTTTGCTGAGCTGGAGAGAAAACACG GTGAAGAATACACGGCTTACAGCCTTCACAACATTCATATGGAGTGTGATTGGGTAATGGCCCTCGCCAAGCACCCTAAGCTTCTTGAGGTGGTGACAGCAGCTTTGGGCCCTGACGTCCTCCTGCTCGACTCCAGATTCATCTGCAAATATCCAGTGACTAAAAAGCGACAGAATAATGTCATCATCAACCAATTAGGCAACAACTGTGACGAGAAAAAAGAAGCAGATGCCAACGAGAAAGATGGCATGCCGTTTGTGGCCTGGCATCAGGACATGAA GTACTGGGGTTTTGACGGAGGTCCAGTTTTGTCAGTCTGGCTTGCCCTGGACGATTCACTCGAGGATAATGGAGCCTTGCAGGTTATTCCAG GAAGTCATCGTTCCGGTCTTCTACCTCATCACCAATCAAAACGAGATGGTAACATGTTGAGTGTCAATCAAGAAATCCCAGAAGAGCTGTTGGAGACTGAGAAAGCAGTCTTATGTCCTCTGTTAGCTGGTCAGATGTCT gtCCATGATGGACTTCTGGTTCATGCCAGTGATCCGAACACGTCCAACAGGAGGCGCTGTGGATATGTCATCCGTTACGTTCCCACGTGTACATATCCAATACAG GATCCTGAACGGCCGAGGACTTTCTCTGCTACGGTGCTGGTCAGTGGTTTTGACAAATATAACCACTTCTCCAAGCAAAGCGTCAATGTATGA